One Helicoverpa armigera isolate CAAS_96S chromosome 1, ASM3070526v1, whole genome shotgun sequence genomic window carries:
- the Dikar gene encoding uncharacterized protein Dikar isoform X1 — MFPSFIGILDIQSWWEVPSIAYFCSLFRTAFNLLDFDIEELEEALLTDGTEESASSLLTELIVRLLNGCLGNNDISAFNYQMYLRRLFRRKCTDTGRYNPFNTDIDFQFLPLRTKVEILYALCDFRLDADDVFDLFKNLEAESLRVEPLGWDDNYSAYWYFYGTRLYREDIIKKPKGKNKKKKNKENKKRGWFYGDDWLDDEDTERVWQVVCFTEEDWTHLTEKFSKATSKVEKELYRSLSQNFLPEIPRLFQEKERLQRKRLLELAPRRTSSRVLQKIKQKEEETKQTPHDVKEEEERKETPDLARENRAKRRNLLRSKSVSSDSSESSSSTKEEMPQKVAKSSKSHDKRSNNSSATHKGEPPPEPLIKTGRKTNNSLASATGQIVIPDNDEPVSSTRKKLKTSQIFSQTDEDIQTDMYKVLKQLTTHDDAWPFMDPVEEEYAPNYYAVIRRPMDLRKMEERLDSGYYTDFSMFKADFKLIVNNCRLYNGQDNEYTVMVDNLQTAFDRLTEKYIHRLSSSDEEIAVEYQLPTPSRKHKLKSNESPSHHKRKKRKSQSEGGEPKSSSSDIVQEEKPEEEVTEPETKKVKESHKNKQSKGKKKRKGHHRHGKHSKNHRKDSHKSDHSDSKTRHSKKQKHGKNKDKDGKKSKQKKKKSKHHEPEASESMKRSASQESLESSNRSRSASPLPSIHTPSPSPTELDQSEPPDQLNDPDFVKDKYDKIKERRRHAAKDAWESLFDYKQKTVDKQKQNLHIPEKEKNQKLRETIEKLKAKSEKYKEGSLFNTLFSSSQSNLEMSESSNTNDFTIKDSEDESIENQKTKTAPKKGCKKNSAKNESASEALEQAVKDISKWLDDAPKGSNVSSPCDSPAQTISTEEHDNSRLDDELSQGEKPLLTRKELSRKRPSSREPKLLKRREIQRTIERLQPGKSKGNLLTNLSNKNTEKTEDVQPVGPQNKVRDAQKPEESSPKLSLGSVLPAVEFALGNDHNFGNSEENKSEEQKENIKTTEIQKEEKAEQAATDKKPEEVAVQPNKKDAEVETEPQIVTKPNQEKATPNLSAWFKAFGAPKSTGPTTAKKKPDEVDSEEKAPEPASTEAKVSSPKNPPKYDSPTGPDTPNPEGGDSPLPVSNTPRQRRTSTGSSVSERSSFSQDLDSPRHQMSHTSPLLRSPASPRTDDFQKITYPIINGTVRAGFYQDTTSIKSSPEKSCSPREAPQSPYSPYSQHVYASNNITGPATPNYFVDHNKSPLPAYNQNPPPYFDNAKTPAANKTTREDFTPLPQDSYQQNQYTGPFSPAYTPYSQNSATYPQGQNPPQTSIPNSSASTNPTQMMAELKTALFPVKKRSYNEPEHASIPILKDNKEAPSAAPKTDYQKMSSSLHSMAPTSVDDIALALSEKSELAKMNSLREKASMEYNNESRDVKYEMNESIQNNKSIVNADMDKPICIMKKDNVDMVNMGYLNPEIDRRSNNETHAHEVDYLPRDISKSNINSQQKSYDVDTIAMNLGLNSQHLQKSMSKANMNSGNIPPAHSQPHNDMNLNQNIIHAHHNQYESITSGQNVSNFSISDIDLANKKLYSCNTTPSSTALDYGNWKMGNHMRKQDLLPSDYSTPYSANNVEKLKNEMSAISANTIAYNKSLQHQQYNSYNVARPTLQRAQELQQNLPGELRIPNPRGLLKNDHMTTTSSISDTDVIAKNIDTLAKSQKTDKHVQNHPLVSSNLYKTPYSNPTSLPIDTLRNLPNIPQMLERYTNDERYLSSFASSQAASLYHDKSFQMAQMFNKSISSEIHPVSTSVSIYSQPSMSMSKDNSIYKTTSAATSQVDMKAKNKRKRTSDAKQTTQISQAYHPSSCGTDVLSSVKSSMMPGNAFNFGTSTNMALSSGLYGDNGSFTIEDFRNSTANQLMAANYMVAAVAHQQRNNAEANAEKLVKPAHQNSTHTASTFPFIGHSQVRAGYPFVGTDPTSPLYQQYLQRHQEELLRQTGAQIMSLYPGGYPPTLGVRQPYDINRPSWL; from the exons ATGTTTCCATCTTTCATTGGTATTTTAG ATATTCAGTCATGGTGGGAAGTGCCCAGCATCGCGTACTTTTGTTCTTTATTCAGAACTGCATTCAACCTTTTGGATTTTGACATTGAA gaaCTAGAAGAAGCTCTATTAACTGATGGCACGGAAGAGTCCGCCAGTTCTCTCTTGACTGAGTTAATAGTTCGTCTTTTGAATGGCTGTTTGGGCAACAATGACATCTCTGCCTTTAATTATCAG atGTACCTAAGGCGATTATTTAGAAGAAAATGTACGGATACAGGGAGATATAACCCATTCAACACAGACATTGATTTCCAGTTTTTGCCCTTGCGTACCAAAGTAGAGATCTTATATGCTCTATGTGACTTCCGACTTGATGCTGATgatgtttttgatttgtttaaaaacctTGAAGCTGAAAGCTTGAGAGTTGAGCCACTTGG tTGGGATGATAATTATTCGGCGTATTGGTATTTCTATGGCACTAGATTATACAGAgaagacataataaaaaaaccaaaaggtaaaaataagaagaaaaagaataaagaaaataagaagCGGGGCTGGTTTTATGGTGATGATTGGCTCGATGACGAGGACACAGAGCGAGTGTGGCAAGTGGTTTGTTTTACTGAGGAAGATTGGACCCACCTGACAGAGAAGTTCAGCAAGGCGACTAGCAAAGTTGAGAAGGAACTGTACCGCTCCTTATCACAGAACTTCTTGCCTGAAATACCGAGGCTCTTTCAGGAGAAGGAACGGCTACAACGGAAAcg GTTGTTAGAGCTAGCGCCTAGAAGAACATCGAGTCGTGTTTtgcaaaaaattaaacaaaaggaGGAAGAAACAAAACAGACTCCGCATGACGTCAAGGAAGAGGAGGAAAGGAAAGAAACACCTGATCTTGCGCGGGAGAATCGAGCGAAGCGGAGGAATTTGTTGAG ATCAAAATCAGTATCGTCTGATTCTTCTGAAAGTTCGTCGAGCACAAAAGAAGAAATGCCACAGAAGGTAGCGAAGTCGTCGAAAAGCCATGATAAGCGGTCTAACAACTCGTCCGCTACACATAAAGGCGAACCTCCACCAGAGCCGCTCATAAAAACTGGAAGGAAAACTAACAACTCCCTGGCGTCCGCTACAGGACAGATTGTGATACCTGACAATGACGAACCCGTTAGCAGTACAAGAAAGAAACTCAAGACATCacaaat ATTTAGTCAAACAGATGAAGATATCCAGACTGACATGTATAAAGTTCTGAAACAATTGACGACTCATGACGACGCCTGGCCGTTTATGGACCCCGTGGAAGAAGAATATGCGCCTAACTATTACGCGGTTATTCGCCGACCAATGGATTTGCGTAAAATGGAGGAACGCCTCGATAGTGGCTATTACACAGACTTTTCTATGTTCAAGGCTGATTTTAAGCTTATTGTCAACAATTGTCGCCTGTATAATGGCCAAGATAATG AATACACTGTGATGGTAGATAATTTACAAACTGCATTTGATCGACTGACtgaaaagtacatacatagacTTTCATCATCTGATGAAGAAATTGCGGTCGAATATCAGTTACCAACTCCATCAAGAAAACACAAACTAAAATCGAATGAATCTCCAAGTCATCATAAgagaaaaaaacgaaagtcTCAATCGGAAGGAG GAGAACCGAAGTCCAGTTCATCAGATATAGTACAAGAAGAAAAGCCTGAAGAGGAAGTCACTGAACCAGAGACGAAGAAAGTCAAAGAatctcataaaaataaacaaagtaaagGCAAGAAGAAACGCAAAGGACATCATCGGCATGGCAAACATTCCAAAAATCATAGGAAAGATTCTCATAAATCTGATCACTCAGATTCGAAAACGAGACACAGCAAGAAACAAAAACATGGTAAAAACAAGGACAAGGACGGTAAGAAGTCCAaacagaagaagaaaaagagcAAACACCACGAGCCTGAAGCTAGCGAATCTATGAAACGTAGCGCCTCCCAGGAGTCGTTAGAGAGTTCCAACAGAAGCAGGAGCGCCAGCCCGTTGCCATCCATTCACACGCCATCACCTTCACCCACGGAACTGGATCAATCAGAACCCCCAGATCAACTCAATGATCCCGATTTCGTCAAAGATAAAtacgataaaataaaagaaagaagaCGACATGCCGCTAAAGATGCATGGGAATCACTTTttgattacaaacaaaaaactgttgacaaacaaaaacaaaatcttcacatacctgaaaaagaaaagaatCAAAAGCTAAGAGAAACAATTGAAAAACTAAAAGccaaaagtgaaaaatataaagaggGATCACTGTTCAATACTTTGTTCTCTTCGAGTCAAAGTAATTTGGAAATGTCTGAGTCTAGTAATACAAAcgattttactatcaaagattCTGAAGACGAATCGATTGAAAATCAGAAGACAAAGACAGCGCCTAAAAAGGGTTGTAAGAAAAATTCAGCCAAAAACGAGTCCGCCTCTGAGGCATTAGAGCAAGCTGTGAAAGACATCAGCAAATGGCTAGATGATGCTCCCAAGGGCTCTAATGTGAGTTCGCCTTGCGACAGTCCGGCTCAAACCATTTCTACAGAAGAACACGATAACAGTCGCCTAGACGATGAACTTTCTCAAGGAGAGAAGCCTCTGCTTACCAGAAAAGAATTGTCTAGAAAACGACCTTCATCACGTGAGCCTAAGCTGCTGAAGAgaagagaaattcaaagaactATCGAAAGATTACAGCCTGGAAAAAGTAAAGGTAATCTACTCACTAATTTGAGTAATAAAAACACAGAGAAAACAGAGGATGTTCAGCCAGTGGGTCCTCAGAACAAAGTACGCGATGCTCAAAAGCCAGAGGAGTCTAGCCCTAAACTTAGCCTCGGCTCTGTTTTACCAGCTGTGGAGTTCGCGCTAGGCAATGATCATAACTTCGGGAACagtgaagaaaataaaagtgaggagcaaaaagaaaatattaaaaccacGGAAATTCAAAAAGAGGAGAAAGCTGAACAAGCTGCCACAGATAAAAAACCAGAGGAAGTTGCTGTCCAGCCAAACAAAAAGGATGCTGAAGTGGAAACTGAACCACAGATTGTTACTAAACCAAATCAAGAGAAGGCTACTCCCAACCTGAGCGCGTGGTTCAAAGCTTTTGGTGCCCCTAAAAGTACTGGCCCTACTACagctaaaaagaaacctgatgaaGTTGATTCTGAAGAAAAAGCACCTGAACCTGCGAGCACAGAAGCTAAAGTTAGCAGTCCTAAGAATCCACCTAAATATGACTCTCCTACAGGGCCCGATACACCTAACCCTGAAGGTGGAGATAGTCCATTACCGGTGAGCAATACGCCGAGGCAGAGAAGAACTAGCACTGGCAGTTCCGTGTCGGAGAGATCATCATTCAGTCAAGATCTAGATTCGCCGCGACATCAAATGTCGCATACGTCTCCACTGTTGCGCTCGCCAGCGTCTCCGAGGACGGATGATTTCCAAAAGATTACATATCCTATAATAAACGGCACTGTCAGGGCTGGATTTTATCAAGATACGACATCTATTAAAAGTAGCCCCGAGAAGAGCTGCAGTCCGCGCGAGGCACCACAGTCTCCATATTCACCTTATTCTCAACATGTTTATGCCTCAAACAATATAACGGGGCCTGCAACGCCCAACTATTTCGTAGATCACAACAAGAGCCCGCTTCCCGCCTATAATCAGAATCCGCCGCCATACTTTGACAATGCAAAAACTCCAGCAGCAAATAAAACTACTCGGGAAGATTTCACCCCATTGCCTCAAGACTCATATCAACAAAATCAGTACACAGGTCCATTCTCGCCAGCTTATACGCCGTACTCACAAAACTCAGCAACTTATCCACAAGGTCAGAATCCGCCTCAAACTTCAATACCAAACAGTTCTGCTTCTACCAATCCGACGCAAATGATGGCTGAACTCAAAACTGCACTGTTTCCTGTTAAAAAACGGTCTTACAATGAACCTGAGCATGCTTCAATTCCAATACTGAAAGATAACAAGGAAGCTCCAAGCGCAGCACCTAAAACCGATTATCAGAAAATGTCATCGTCTCTACATTCAATGGCGCCGACGTCAGTAGACGATATAGCTTTGGCGTTGAGTGAAAAGTCGGAACTTGCCAAAATGAACTCGCTACGGGAGAAAGCTTCCATGGAATATAACAATGAAAGCAGGGATGTCaaatatgaaatgaatgaatcaatacaaaacaacaaaagtaTTGTTAATGCCGACATGGATAAGCCAATTTGCATTATGAAGAAAGATAATGTTGATATGGTTAATATGGGCTATTTAAATCCAGAAATTGATCGAAGAAGTAATAACGAAACACATGCTCACGAAGTTGATTATTTGCCACGAGACATATCTAAATCGAATATTAACTCACAGCAAAAGAGTTATGATGTCGACACTATTGCTATGAATTTGGGATTGAACAGCCAACATCTACAAAAGAGTATGTCTAAGGCGAACATGAATTCAGGCAACATACCGCCGGCTCACAGTCAACCTCATAATGATATGAACTTGAATCAGAATATTATTCACGCACATCACAACCAATATGAAAGTATTACGAGCGGTCAAAACGTAAGTAACTTTTCAATAAGCGACATAGACCTGGCCAACAAGAAATTGTATTCTTGTAATACCACCCCTTCATCAACGGCACTGGATTATGGAAATTGGAAAATGGGTAATCACATGCGCAAACAAGACTTATTACCTTCCGATTACTCCACGCCTTATAGTGCTAATAACGTTGAAAAATTGAAGAATGAAATGAGCGCAATAAGTGCTAATACAATCGCTTACAACAAAAGTCTTCAGCATCAACAGTACAATTCATATAATGTTGCCAGACCGACGTTACAGCGAGCTCAGGAGCTGCAGCAGAATCTTCCAGGTGAATTAAGAATACCCAACCCAAGAGGTCTTCTTAAGAATGATCACATGACTACTACTTCCTCAATAAGTGATACTGATGTAATTGCCAAAAATATAGACACACTTGCCAAATCTCAAAAAACTGATAAACATGTACAAAATCATCCATTAGTAAGTTCAAACTTATATAAAACACCGTATAGTAATCCGACTTCGCTTCCAATAGATACTTTACGCAATTTACCCAATATTCCGCAAATGCTGGAACGATACACCAACGACGAGAGGTATTTGTCCAGCTTTGCCAGTAGCCAAGCAGCTTCGCTATATCACGATAAATCATTTCAAATGGCGCAAATGTTTAACAAAAGCATTTCTTCGGAAATACATCCTGTCAGCACATCCGTCAGTATTTATTCTCAGCCATCCATGTCTATGAGTAAGGATAACAGTATTTATAAGACAACCAGTGCAGCAACTTCACAAGTAGACATGAAGGCAAAGAATAAAAGAAAGAGAACATCTGACGCTAAACAAACCACTCAGATCAGTCAAGCATACCACCCCAGCTCATGCGGCACTGATGTCTTGTCTTCTGTCAAATCTAGTATGATGCCTGGCAATGCGTTCAATTTCGGAACTTCAACAAACATGGCTCTGAGTAGCGGACTGTACGGAGATAATGGCAGCTTTACAATAGAGGATTTCCGCAACAGCACCGCTAATCAGCTTATGGCAGCCAACTACATGGTTGCAGCAGTTGCTCATCAGCAGCGTAATAATGCCGAAGCGAATGCAGAAAAATTGGTGAAACCAGCGCATCAAAACTCAACGCACACTGCAAGCACTTTCCCCTTCATTGGGCATTCGCAAGTGCGGGCTGGGTATCCCTTCGTTGGCACGGATCCCACGTCGCCTTTATACCAGCAGTATCTACAGCGTCATCAAGAAGAGTTGCTGCGGCAAACTGGTGCCCAGATCATGAGCTTGTATCCCGGAGGCTACCCTCCGACCCTCGGCGTCAGACAACCGTACGATATCAATCGACCCTCGTGGCTCTAA